In Gimesia panareensis, the genomic window TATGAACAGTCGACTGCCAGCCCGTTGACCAGTCAGTTACTGGGCAATATTTATCAGCAGCAGCATGACTGGGAAGACAGTCAACAGGCATATCGCCGGGCATTACAGGCCTGGAAAAAATTACCGGTTTCCGAACAGCAGCAGGCAGGCATCGTGGCCTCCTGGAAAGGGATTGCATTTGCTGAACGAAAGAGAGGGAACTATGAAGCAGCAGAAGCTGCGTATTTATCGGCGTTGTCACTGGCTCCCACGGCAGACCAGCACTTTCTTCTTGCGCAATTTTACGAAGATACGCAACAGACAGCGAAAGCACGAGAACATGCTCATCAGGCGATGGCACTTAATGCGAATCGCTACGGGCAGTCTGGGCAGAAGCTGATGACCTCACTGCAACAGCAGCATTTTGGCTGTCTGCAGGTCTGGCGGGATGGGGGTTTTTAGACGGTTCCTGCTGTTGAGGCTCGAATCCGAATCTCTATTCGCGTGTGTAAAAATATTTAATGCCCTGTCAATAGATCGTTCGAATTTGATCTGCACAGAGTCTGAGATGAGACCTGGATCTGATATCAGCGTTCTGTGTATTCCGTTTTTTGTCATATTTTGAATTTGTTTTTGTATTCAAAAAGGAGAGAATTTCCATGCAATTGTATCAATCGCAGAAACAGGCGAGTCCGCACTGTCGTCGCGGTTTTACCTTAATTGAGCTGCTGGTGGTGATTGCCATCATTGCTATCCTGATTGCTCTGTTACTGCCTGCAGTCCAGCAGGCACGTGAAGCGGCCCGGCGGTCCCAGTGTAAAAATAACCTGAAGCAGTATGGCCTGGCGCTGCATAATCACCTGGATACCTACGGTGCGTTTCCTCCGGGGTATGTCTGCTATGATGAATCCGGACATCGCTGGCAAACGGGGGGCTGGCAGTTTAATAATAATAATGAATTTGGATTTCACTGGCTGGTGATGTTACTGCCTTATATGGAACAGCCTGCTTTGTGGGATCAGGTGACAACCTGTGCAGAGAATGATGGCTCAGATGCGACCACCAATCCCTGGGATCACTGTGAATATCTAGCTCCCGCACACATTGGACGATATCCCTTACCGAAATTTAACCACTGTCCCTCAAGTCCCCGAGATAAATCTCAGTTCTCGGATGGCTCTTATGGTCTGGAATCACTGGCGAAGGGAAACAGTTATGCCGTCAGTTGGGGTAGCGGGAATATACTTTCCTGGGAAAGCCGCAGCACCAAAGGGGCTTTTGGATGCTACTTCACGACGCAGGATAAAGTCGCCAAAGACCATGGCGGTTCGGGGGACCTGTTTCAGCACGATAAAGGCATGACTGACAGTGACTATACAGACGGGATGAGCAATACCGTGGCGATCAGTGAAGTCGTCAGTGCGGATGGCTACGGCTCGTCTGAGAAAACGGATATTCGTGGGGTCTGGATGTCACCTGCGATGGGGGCCACTATTTTTTCTGCATACAATACTCCCAATGCCCGCGTCGCTGATATCCTGGCTGCCTGTGATGAAAGCATTACAGGTACGACAAATCCTTACCTGAATTGTACAGAAAATCGTACCACGCCGGATGTCTATGCTGCTGCCCGCAGCTACCATACCGGAGGTGTCCAGGTTCTGATGGCAGATGGCTCAGTCCGCTTTGTCAGCGACAATGTGGATAAGAATGGGGTCTGGCATCCCTTGAACACGATTCGCAATGGTGAAACGATTGGTGAATTTTAAGTAATGTGAGCTTCACGAGAAACGCTGCAGGCAGTCGCTGCCTGTGGCGTTCTTGTTTTTTTCCAGAAAGAACTGAAGAAGAGAGTCAATCATGAAAAACTGGATTTTAGGTCTGTTGGTCCTGGTACTGGCTGGTTGTGGAAGTGGAGATGGTGCCTCGCAGCCCACAGTTGAAGATGAAGTGTATGCCAACGTTGTGGGGCTGGGTGATGCCAGCGGTGATGCAGCCATGTTTCAGGCGGCCTTTGTCTCCGGAGCAGCACCCGAGAACCGGGAAGATTATTCCAGGTATGCATTCGTGGTCGATGGGACAGCTGAAATCAGCGGCGATGAAGCCACGGTTCCGGTCAAGGTGATCGGGGGCATCGTTTCATCACAGGGTGATGACAGTGCCGCCAAAAAGAAAACCGGTGAAAAGTCCGAAACGAAAATGACCTGGAAGCTGCAGCGTGAAGGAAAAGAGTGGAAACTCAAAGAAGCACCGCTGCCAGGCTAACCTGCATCGGCAGTGAGTGGCAGGCGGACGTCTGCCCGTTTCTGTTCCATTGGAGACCGGTCTGTCTGCTGGTGATGCTGATGCTGTTCCCGGGCTGTTTGGACAGTGGGCAGTCCGGAGATGAGGCAACCAGCGGAAACACCGGGCCGCAGAGTAACCGTCCGTCTGATTCCTCTTCTCCCGCAGAGACCTGGAAGCGGTTTATTGCAGCCAACTTTGCCGGCGATCAGGCGTGTGCGGACTGTCATCGGAAAGAATTTGAGGCGCATCAGCGTTCGGGGCATTCGCATACTGCGATCCGGATGGAAGAGAGTTCGCTGGCGGAACGACTGGCCCAGGCTGGTTCGTATCAGGATTCCCGTCGTCAGCAGAACTGGTCTTTTCAGCTGGAGCAGGGGAAATTTCTGGTCAAAGATGAGAATCATCCCACGATGCCTGCGCTGACAGTCACCTGGTTGCTGGGCTCAGGGACGCATGCGCAGACAGCGATCGCGGTTGAGGAACGCCGCCGCCAGGGTGTGGAACTCCGCTGGTCCTGGCTGGCCAACCGGAATGGCCTGGGGCTGACCCCGGACCATGAGCCGTATGATGTCTATAACCGCAACAGTATCGAGTGTTTCGGACGTCCGATGAACACCGCTGATGTGCTGGCCTGCCTGGGTTGTCATATGACGGTCGGGCCGCCACCAGGAGCGCCGTTACGATCTGAATTCTTCGTACCGAATGTGGGATGCGAACGCTGCCACGGGCCGCGTCAGAAGCATGTTGTGCTGGCGAAGCAGGGGAGGGGCAACGAGATTCAACCATTGATCAATTATCGCGATGCAGAAGAATATATCGCGGCCTGTGCGGAGTGTCATCGCGATGCCAGTGATATGACAGGGCAGGAGCAGCCACATGAACTGGTACGGTTCCAGCCCTATGGCTTGAAGAAGAGCGCCTGCTACCTGAAGTCAGACGGCCAGCTGTCCTGTGCGAATTGTCATGATCCACATGACGCGACATCGCATGACCGTGAGTTGTACAAGAAGCAGTGCCAGTCCTGTCACCGGGAGTCGCAGTCCAGGATCTGTCCGATTCAACCGCAGGGAGACTGTATCGAATGCCACATGCCGGCTGTGGAGTGGACGGCTGGTATCAAGTTTCACGATCACTGGATTCGGAAGCCGGAAAAGTAAAGCAGTAAAAGTGTCGCTTCAGCCAATGATGTCTTTGCGGTGGGAGACGTAGTCCCAGACGACGTAGCGGTCCAGATCGCGGCCGGCGGTGAAGAAGACGCGGCCCTGGGTGGCTTCCGCCAGACGATGGGCAAACTGGATGTCTTCGCTGGACTGGGACCAGCTGGGGATCAGGAAGATGTTGATCGTGATGCCCTCACGGTGGCACAGGTACGCTTCCCGCATGGTAGCCGACTCGGTCTGGGGATCGGGCGGGTAGAGCAGGTAAAGCTGTTCTCCTTCGAAGTGCGCCGTGGGCAGGCCGTCGGTGATCAGGATGATCTGTTTATTAGGCGTATCCTGCAGGGCGAGGAAGTTCCGCGACAGCTGCAGGCCGTGCTGAATGTTGGTGAAGTGCGGCGGGATGATCGACTCGCTGATCTTCTCGTCGCTCATGTCGACTTTCAGACGGACGACAGGGTCGAAGATCGTCACTGGTTTGGGCATCATCTCGGCGATTTCACTTACCGAGCGTGGCTTCGCGAAGGTATACATCTCGATGAACTGCAGATAATCGCCGGGGAATTCGCCGTGAATTAAGGCTTCGAGGGCCAGTCCCATCTGCTTAACGTTGACGTACTGGCCCTCGTAACGCATGGAGCCGCTCATGTCCATCAGCACGGTGGTGGCGCACTTGGGAGTATTGCGCGTCTTGTGGATGACCAGATCGTCTGTTTTCAGCCGAATCGGCAGCCCCGGTCCTTCCCTGAGAATCGCGTTGGTAAAGGACTGGGTGATGTCCATATTCGAGACGGAATCGCCAAACTCGTAAGGTCTGGTGCTCGGCATTTCCACCGCCCCTTCGCCGACGACAGGCCCCGTATGACGCCCCGTCCGGGAGGCCTGCAGCTCGCTGAAGATTCGTTCCAAAATGCGGCTCTGGAACAGGCGATAGGCTTTGGGAGTCAGTTTGAACTGTCCTTTGGAGAATTCCAGTCCCTGCTGATCGGCCATCTCGCGGAGCATGTCGCGGACCTGTTTCTGAATCGCTTCCAGCGTTTCCATGTCGCCGGGCTGCGTGAATTCGGAGAGTGCCTCCATATCGATGATGGCGATCTGTGCTGTCTCGCGGGCTTCTTCGAGCTGCTTGAGCAGTTCGTCGATTTTTTCGAGCTCGGCTTTGATTTCCAGGGCTTCCGGGATCGTCAGCGAAGTGTGGCCGGTGAAATGGTAGTTGGCGGCGAGTTCGTCGATTTCGTATTTATCGCCCAAACGATCCACCAGCTGCACCAGTCCTTTAGAGAAGGGGCTCTGGTCATCATTGATCCGGTACCAGAGCCGTTCCAGGTCATAGATCTGTTCTTCGCGCACCACCTGGCGAAAGTAATCTTTGAACTTGCGGGGGGCCTTGAGCTGTTTCGCGTAATCGTGATAGCTGCGGCGGGCTTTTTTGCGGACACTGTCGGTTTCGTAGGTTTCCAGAATCTTGCGTTTGCGTTCTTCCAGCATGGCCAGCAGGGCATCCAGGCTGGGACCCAGGCCTGCGATCTGGCTGGGATCGAGGCGAATGGCACGCGCCAGTTCTTCTTCGGTCAGTTCGCGCATCGACCCGTAATACATCATGTGGTTCAGCGCGGGTGAGACGAGGTCCGGGGGCGGCTGCATCGGGTCGGGGATGCGCTTGGGATCATACTTCTGGTAAGTATGAATGATGCCGCCGGTCAGTCGTTTGTCAGTCATAATTGTGTCTCGATCTCTCTGGCGAGAGCAAAATGAGCACCAGAAACAGATCAGGTCTCATAAGTGATGCGGCCGTGATCCTGCGAACGCGAAATTTTACTGTTGGCATAGAGTCCTGCCAGGATGAATTCGATGCAGGAAGCGCGAACTGCTTCGTCGCCCGAGGCATTGACTTCGAAGGCTTTATCCCAGATGGGGGGGACACGTTGGAGACGCTCGGCATATTGCGAAGAGGGGAGCATGTCGCCCACTTCAATTTTGATTCCCTGGGCAAAAATTTCACTGATCTCTGCAAGGCCATGTTCCACGATGTATTCCTGGAAGACCTCCTGAATCGCCTGGGCGATGATGGAGTCGAGCACCTGTCGCTCGGACATCTGGTTGGCTCCCATCAGGTCGAGTTCCAGTTTTCCCAGCGAGGATGAGTAGAGATGTCCCAGGTCGCTGATGCGGGGGACGGCCGGTTTCTCATTGAGCACCGCGCCCCGGCGGCGGGCAGAGGCGACCATCATACGGTAGTTGGCGATACTGAAGCGGGCGCTTACGCCGGAATCGTGGTCGACATATTTGGAAGCACGGGCGGCGATGGAAATCTGTTCGACGATCTCCCGCATGAAGTAAGGGACGACGACCGGGACATCCCCTTCCAGATCGACGCTGGCTTCCTGTTCCATGATCTCGATCCCCAGGCTGCGTTCCCGGGGGTAATGGGTGTGGATCACGGAGCCGATACGGTCTTTCAGCTGCGGAATGACTTTGCCACTGCGGTTGAAGGTAGAGGGATTGGAAGAGAACAGGATCAGCATGTCGAGGTCGAAGCGGATGGGATACCCGCGGATCTGGACATCCCGTTCTTCAAGGATGTTGAACAGACCGACCTGCACCAGTTCATCGAGTTCCGGCAGTTCGTTCATGGCAAAGATCCCCCGATGCATGCGGGGAATCAGGCCGAAGTGCAGGGCACTTTCCGCGGACATGCTCTCGCCGTGAGCGAGCTTCGCAGGATCGATTTCCCCGATCACGTCGGCGAACTTGGTGCCGGGAGCCAGGCGTTCCGCATAGCGGTCTTCCCGGGACCACCAGGCGATGGGGACTTCGTGATCGGGAGTGTTCGCCAGGAACTGGCGGCCAATGCTGGTGATCGGGTTGTAGGGATCATCGTGTACGGGCGACTCCGGCAGATCGAGATAGGGGACCTCCGGATCCAGAAAACGGACCAGCTGTCGCATGATGCGGCTTTTGGCCTGTCCTTTTTCTCCGAGAAAGAGCATATCGTGTTCGGAGAGCAGGGCCAGGACAATGTCGGGGATAACGGTATCGTCGTAGCCGACAATCCCGGGAAACAGTTCCTCGCCCTGTTGCAGAGCCTGCATCAGGTTATCGTAAATTTCTCGTTTGACCGTTTTACTTTGCCAGCCGCTTTCGCGGAGTTCCGCCAGATTGGTGGGACGACTCATGTAGAAATCTCGTTTTGTTCAGAATCTAAATGCGGTTTGAAGGATGCGCTGCCTTGGGGGAATCAGAGTGATTGAATATGACCTCAGCACAGGACTGGGCTGCTGGTAACTTAAATTCAATCCCTCACTTAATCATAGACAAAAATGTCGCTCAGACTATGGTTTGTTTGTCCAGTTTTCGGGGTTTCCCGATTATGTGGAGATTCCGCATCAGGTTTCGGCCAGCATTGAAGTGGTTTCGATTGGATTCAGTGAGGCAATGATGCGGGCAACGGTTCCCTCTCCGTGGGACGATTGGAGCCGAAATTTGCCTTTGATGAGAGAGAGACGGAATTCGATGTTACTCAGCCCGATACCGCTCGCATCGGAAATCTGATGGTCAAGTTGTTGCGTGTCGAAACCGACTCCGTTGTCCGAGACGACAATTTCGATTTTATTCTCCGGCAGCAGGCTCATACAGACTCGCGCTTCGGTGGTTTCTGAATGTTTGACGACGTTAAACAGTAATTCGCGGATGCATTCATACAAGGCAACCTTCGTGGTGTCGTTCTGTGGATCGGCGCGGTGGTCGAGATCAAGTGTGACGTTCAGATTGTAGCGCTCTCTCATGTTATGAGAGAGCCATTCGAGGGCGGTGATCAGACCCTCTTCATGTAACACGACGGGATTGAGTTCCGCGGTCAGGGAGCGGGTGATTTCGATGCCTTGATTGAGCAGTTCATCGGCGCGGACCAGTGTCTGTTTGATGAAATCATCGGTGGTATCATTTTTGGCGATATCCAGATGAATGCGGACGCCCACCAGGACCTGCTGGAGGTGATCGTGGAGAATATCGGCCAGCTGTCTGCGTTCCTGCTGGGCCGCGACCGCAACGGCCCGGGTCAGATCTTCCTGCTTCTGTTCCGCCTGCTTGCGTTCGCTGATATCGCCGATGATTCCGGCGAAGAGGCCGAACTGGGGCAGATCGGTGACGGAGATTTCAATCGGGAACAGGCTGCCGTCACGACGTCGGGCCATCAGTTCCCGGCGGGAACCAATGATGGATGCTTTACCTGTTTCCAGGTAGCGGGTGATATATTGATCGTGGACGACCCGAATCGGATCGGGGGTGAGCAGGCTGATGTTCTGGTTGAGGATCTCGTGAGCCTGATAGCCGAACATTTTTTCGGCAGCCGGATTGAACGACTGAATCAGTCCGCTGCGATTAATCGTGATCACGGCTTCAATGGCGGTATCGACGATTGCTTTGAGCTGGGCCTGTGTCTGCAGGAGTTCGCTGGAGACATTCTGATTCTGGAGGATGCGTTTGATGGAAGATCGAAACAGATCCGGATCGATGGGTTTGACGAAATAGTCGGCGACTCCGGTTCGAAAGGCGATGATCATATTTTCGATCCGGGTCCGCGAGGTGATCACCAGCAATTCCGCAGCCGGGGCCAGCTGTTTGAGCCGCGGGAGCACATCTTCAATCTTGCCATCCGGCAGATCGTGTTCCAGGATGATCAGAAAGTAATCCGACCAGTTATTACGGTTGAAAAGTTGTTCTACCGTTTCTGCAGGAGTCACCCGATAGCCGTCCTCTGCAAGAAGTTGCATCAGCTGGGCACGTGATTCGGGGGAGGGTTCGCACAGCAGGATGGGTAATCCCTGAGGCTGGAGTGAGGCTCCTGTTGGCATTCTGGATTCCTGATTCAAGAGACCTCCCTTCGTATTTAATCTCCATTCTACGGTAACCTTTCCCGGCGGGGGTGTAAAGATTCCGTGAAGAAGTTTGCAGACGTTCCGGGAGACCTGGGGATTTTCCCCAGAGCAGAAAGGTCAGTTTTCCGATTACCCCGAAATCGGGAGTTTTGTAATGTACGCTCTACAGGATGTGAATACTCCGGCTCGTTTCGTCCTGGCGAGTAGTGAGAAAGTGGGAACCGGGAAGAAATAGAGCCTGAACAGGCAGGTGTTTTTTCTCTGAGAGTCACTGGCAGGGATGTGGGAAATTAAGGAAAAACCATACCTTTGACACACTCTTTAAGGGAGTGACCCTATGCGAACAACAGGCAGCTGGCCCTCCTCAGCCAGTTCAAATCGAATCCACCGTTTTCAGGAACTACAGAAAGTGGGAGTTGCAGAAGCGGAATACAACCTGAGTGACATTGCTGAATTGAACAATCAGCAGATTCAGAGGATGACGCATCAGGAGTTGGAAGGAGTTATTGACGCTGCCCGCCCCATGGTATTGAATGAGCGCTGCCCCAACAGATTGTCTCATTTTGATCAGACCACTCTTAAGCGACTGGTTTACCTGGCTCGCTACTGCTGCCAGAACCAGAGAGCCCGTACTCAATTTTCAGGGAATGATAATTATGCTTGTATTGACCCGCAAAAAAAATGAACAGATCTGTATTAACGATGACATTGTGCTGACCGTGCTGCGAATTCAGGGAGGGAAGGTCAGAGTGGGGATTGAATGTCCTCATAAGATTCCGATTCGCCGGAGTGAAGTTCCGGTGGAAATGCTGTGTGAAGATGAAAGCCTGCTGGAAGAACCGCTGGCAACTGCAGAACACCTGGTTGTCTGAATACAGGGGCAACCCCCTGATTCTCCAGAGAAACAGCTGGCGTCTGCAGACGGGAGGCACTGTCTCGGGGAATCCCTGATGTGCAGGGGAGGGAAGCCCGGCGGTGACCACTGTCAATTCGCCCGATTCTCTCTATTGTCGGGACTTTTTAACATACCGGTCAAGCTGACTCACTGCGAATGACTGGAAACGTGCCTGACCCGCGGGAGTCAGCTGCTGTCAGAATCAATGCAGATTATGAGCACAAAATCTCCCCTATCAGCAGGAGCACGAAAATGACAACTTCACCCGGTTTAAGAGGCACAGTCATGCGGGCGGACCGGTCGGTACCAGGTTTGAGTACCTTTTTCGGCCGGGCTCCTTTCTGGAACTTGCGGAATGAAATGGAAAACATGCTGAGTTCGATTTCCGGGGAAGGTGGGATCGCCTCCGCCGGGTTCAACGCCGCACTGGATCTTTCAGAAACGGATGATGCCGTGGAGGTCCGGATGGATGTACCTGGCATCCAGCCCGAAGAAATCGAAGTTGAAGTGGCGGGGGACCTGCTGCAGATCAACGGTGAGCGAAAAGCAGAACAGGAAGAAAAAGGGAAAACCTGGCATCGGGTCGAACGCTCTGCAGGAAGTTTTACACGTTCGATCAAGCTGCCGTGTGAGGTACAGAGCGAGCACATTGAAGCACACTGTGAACATGGCGTACTGACCGTCAAATTACCCAAATCTGATTTTAAGAAGCCACGTAAAATTCAGGTAAAGCCGAAAACCTGAATCAAATCGAAGACACTTTCCAGGACTCAAGTGATAATCTAAGGAGAGCAACGTGAAACTGCAGGGAGAAGTCAAAACGGAATTGTTTACCAGTCCGGACAATCAGTTGATTGCCCAGGTGAAGCGTGTTCTCCGATCTTCAGGTTATGCTCCCCTGGCAAAAGTCAGGGTCATGGCTGTGCAAGGCGAAGTCTGCCTGGAAGGTGAGGTGCCTACGTATTTTATGAAGCAGTTGGCCCAGACGCATGTGCTGCCGATAAAGGGAGTCAGGCGACTGAACAATGAACTGAATGTGGACCGGCAGTTCCACCATCTCAAATAAGCGTCTTTTTCGGAGCAAGCGATTGCTCCGTCGCGCGGGCATCAGGTGCGTTGCAGATCCTGCCTTCACCCGGGGTCTTGTGGCGTGCCTGTTTTTTATTTGAACTGCAGTGTTTTGGCGGCGGTCTGCCTGTCTGAAATGCATTGCCTTGTGCAGAGGCAGTGGCCCCTCTGTTTGCAACAGTCTGTAAACGGCAGCAGCGGCCCCGGTTAGATCGTCAGCAGATCAAACAGCGGGATCTGAGTCAGGGAAATCAGAAAGAGAAATCCCTGTTCTTTCTCAAGTGGTGTGGGAGCAGCAGAGCCATATTCGACGGGGAGCTGGGCCGCTTTCCAATCCACTTTCCCGGGTTCATAGTGGTAGATGTTCTCATAGCCCAGCTCGATCAGACGTGCCAGGGCCTGCCGGGAAACGTCACACTCGAAATTCAGTCCGTAGACTACAATCGTTTGTTTTTTGTCCGGACACTGTACCGAAAGCTCGCTTTCAAAATCGGCATCAAGTGGAATATTGATAGCTCCCCTGATGTGGTATTCCTGGTAGGCGGTTTCTGGTAATACTTCCAGTAATTTCAGATCGGAACACGAAGCCAGGAGTTGCTGTAAATCATTTCTGCCGATAGTAGACATGGCCTGCAATCTCATTCTTTTGAAAAAAACGCATTTCTGCACAATGGATGCCAAACGCATCTGGGACGGAGAATTCGACGTTGACAGCCAGCATTCTAAAACAGTGCCGTGGGGTATGCTATCAGGCGATCAGAGAGAAGTGCGTGGGGGATCTTCCGGCGGTACTATCAGGGATTGCCCCAGTCAGATATGATCACCTGGTTGCGCAGGAACCTTTCGAAAGCAACTTTACAGATCTGCAAATCCGGTTCAGCGCTGCTTAATTCTTTTCCAGGACCCACTGAATGGCATTGCGGATTAATTCCGTCGCGTTATCCAGGTTCAGTTTATGCTTGATATTTTCCCGGTACGTTTCGACGGTTTTCGGGCTGAGGTTCAGCTTCTGGGCAATCTGGCGTGTGGTTTCCCCCAGGCCGATCTGTTCAAAGACCTCGAGTTCCCGGTCGGAGAGCGTTTCGATGGGAGATTGCTCGGAATAGTTTTCAGAACCGATCGAACGGCAGATCATGCGTTCGGTGATTTCCGAGCTGAGAAAGACTTTTCCCGAGAGGACCCGATGAATGGCGGTGACCAGTTGCTCGGGAGCCTGTTGTTTGTTGACGAAGCCCAGGGCGCCTGCCCGGATACAGCGTTCGGCAAACAGGTTTTCGTCGTGCATGGAGACCGTGAGCATTTTGATCTGTTTGAACTGGGCTTTGATATCTTTGATCAGCTCCAGCCCGCTGCCATCTTTGAGGGATATGTCAATGATCACGAGGTCAGGGGGATCGTTCATGATCTGCTTGAGAGCCTCTGCTTTGCTGTCCGCTTCGGCGCAGACCTGCAGGTTGTCTTCCCGTTCGATCAACCGGGAATAACCTTCCCTGACAATCGGATGATCGTCCACAATCATGATCCGG contains:
- a CDS encoding DUF1559 domain-containing protein → MQLYQSQKQASPHCRRGFTLIELLVVIAIIAILIALLLPAVQQAREAARRSQCKNNLKQYGLALHNHLDTYGAFPPGYVCYDESGHRWQTGGWQFNNNNEFGFHWLVMLLPYMEQPALWDQVTTCAENDGSDATTNPWDHCEYLAPAHIGRYPLPKFNHCPSSPRDKSQFSDGSYGLESLAKGNSYAVSWGSGNILSWESRSTKGAFGCYFTTQDKVAKDHGGSGDLFQHDKGMTDSDYTDGMSNTVAISEVVSADGYGSSEKTDIRGVWMSPAMGATIFSAYNTPNARVADILAACDESITGTTNPYLNCTENRTTPDVYAAARSYHTGGVQVLMADGSVRFVSDNVDKNGVWHPLNTIRNGETIGEF
- a CDS encoding vWA domain-containing protein, with translation MTDKRLTGGIIHTYQKYDPKRIPDPMQPPPDLVSPALNHMMYYGSMRELTEEELARAIRLDPSQIAGLGPSLDALLAMLEERKRKILETYETDSVRKKARRSYHDYAKQLKAPRKFKDYFRQVVREEQIYDLERLWYRINDDQSPFSKGLVQLVDRLGDKYEIDELAANYHFTGHTSLTIPEALEIKAELEKIDELLKQLEEARETAQIAIIDMEALSEFTQPGDMETLEAIQKQVRDMLREMADQQGLEFSKGQFKLTPKAYRLFQSRILERIFSELQASRTGRHTGPVVGEGAVEMPSTRPYEFGDSVSNMDITQSFTNAILREGPGLPIRLKTDDLVIHKTRNTPKCATTVLMDMSGSMRYEGQYVNVKQMGLALEALIHGEFPGDYLQFIEMYTFAKPRSVSEIAEMMPKPVTIFDPVVRLKVDMSDEKISESIIPPHFTNIQHGLQLSRNFLALQDTPNKQIILITDGLPTAHFEGEQLYLLYPPDPQTESATMREAYLCHREGITINIFLIPSWSQSSEDIQFAHRLAEATQGRVFFTAGRDLDRYVVWDYVSHRKDIIG
- a CDS encoding magnesium chelatase; the encoded protein is MSRPTNLAELRESGWQSKTVKREIYDNLMQALQQGEELFPGIVGYDDTVIPDIVLALLSEHDMLFLGEKGQAKSRIMRQLVRFLDPEVPYLDLPESPVHDDPYNPITSIGRQFLANTPDHEVPIAWWSREDRYAERLAPGTKFADVIGEIDPAKLAHGESMSAESALHFGLIPRMHRGIFAMNELPELDELVQVGLFNILEERDVQIRGYPIRFDLDMLILFSSNPSTFNRSGKVIPQLKDRIGSVIHTHYPRERSLGIEIMEQEASVDLEGDVPVVVPYFMREIVEQISIAARASKYVDHDSGVSARFSIANYRMMVASARRRGAVLNEKPAVPRISDLGHLYSSSLGKLELDLMGANQMSERQVLDSIIAQAIQEVFQEYIVEHGLAEISEIFAQGIKIEVGDMLPSSQYAERLQRVPPIWDKAFEVNASGDEAVRASCIEFILAGLYANSKISRSQDHGRITYET
- a CDS encoding PAS domain S-box protein translates to MPTGASLQPQGLPILLCEPSPESRAQLMQLLAEDGYRVTPAETVEQLFNRNNWSDYFLIILEHDLPDGKIEDVLPRLKQLAPAAELLVITSRTRIENMIIAFRTGVADYFVKPIDPDLFRSSIKRILQNQNVSSELLQTQAQLKAIVDTAIEAVITINRSGLIQSFNPAAEKMFGYQAHEILNQNISLLTPDPIRVVHDQYITRYLETGKASIIGSRRELMARRRDGSLFPIEISVTDLPQFGLFAGIIGDISERKQAEQKQEDLTRAVAVAAQQERRQLADILHDHLQQVLVGVRIHLDIAKNDTTDDFIKQTLVRADELLNQGIEITRSLTAELNPVVLHEEGLITALEWLSHNMRERYNLNVTLDLDHRADPQNDTTKVALYECIRELLFNVVKHSETTEARVCMSLLPENKIEIVVSDNGVGFDTQQLDHQISDASGIGLSNIEFRLSLIKGKFRLQSSHGEGTVARIIASLNPIETTSMLAET
- a CDS encoding response regulator, with translation MDDTKQRKTRIMIVDDHPIVREGYSRLIEREDNLQVCAEADSKAEALKQIMNDPPDLVIIDISLKDGSGLELIKDIKAQFKQIKMLTVSMHDENLFAERCIRAGALGFVNKQQAPEQLVTAIHRVLSGKVFLSSEITERMICRSIGSENYSEQSPIETLSDRELEVFEQIGLGETTRQIAQKLNLSPKTVETYRENIKHKLNLDNATELIRNAIQWVLEKN
- a CDS encoding cytochrome c3 family protein, with the translated sequence METQRSTAARLTCIGSEWQADVCPFLFHWRPVCLLVMLMLFPGCLDSGQSGDEATSGNTGPQSNRPSDSSSPAETWKRFIAANFAGDQACADCHRKEFEAHQRSGHSHTAIRMEESSLAERLAQAGSYQDSRRQQNWSFQLEQGKFLVKDENHPTMPALTVTWLLGSGTHAQTAIAVEERRRQGVELRWSWLANRNGLGLTPDHEPYDVYNRNSIECFGRPMNTADVLACLGCHMTVGPPPGAPLRSEFFVPNVGCERCHGPRQKHVVLAKQGRGNEIQPLINYRDAEEYIAACAECHRDASDMTGQEQPHELVRFQPYGLKKSACYLKSDGQLSCANCHDPHDATSHDRELYKKQCQSCHRESQSRICPIQPQGDCIECHMPAVEWTAGIKFHDHWIRKPEK
- a CDS encoding Hsp20/alpha crystallin family protein, encoding MTTSPGLRGTVMRADRSVPGLSTFFGRAPFWNLRNEMENMLSSISGEGGIASAGFNAALDLSETDDAVEVRMDVPGIQPEEIEVEVAGDLLQINGERKAEQEEKGKTWHRVERSAGSFTRSIKLPCEVQSEHIEAHCEHGVLTVKLPKSDFKKPRKIQVKPKT
- a CDS encoding BON domain-containing protein yields the protein MKLQGEVKTELFTSPDNQLIAQVKRVLRSSGYAPLAKVRVMAVQGEVCLEGEVPTYFMKQLAQTHVLPIKGVRRLNNELNVDRQFHHLK
- a CDS encoding carbon storage regulator codes for the protein MLVLTRKKNEQICINDDIVLTVLRIQGGKVRVGIECPHKIPIRRSEVPVEMLCEDESLLEEPLATAEHLVV
- a CDS encoding rhodanese-like domain-containing protein yields the protein MSTIGRNDLQQLLASCSDLKLLEVLPETAYQEYHIRGAINIPLDADFESELSVQCPDKKQTIVVYGLNFECDVSRQALARLIELGYENIYHYEPGKVDWKAAQLPVEYGSAAPTPLEKEQGFLFLISLTQIPLFDLLTI